A region from the Paraurantiacibacter namhicola genome encodes:
- a CDS encoding DUF6265 family protein produces MTIRHLAAGIALACAALAAPAAAQETRVLGEGEAPPAATLADVAWLQGQWQGEGIGGAPASESWLPATGPLMVGSFVQQDGEGGVMFTEHMYIAETDGSLVVKLKHFDDQLVGWEDKEGMVRFPLVAVEHCAAFFNGLTYRCLDADAGPESGLLVAVRMRQKDGSTSELVFRFYPLGGAASGVGAD; encoded by the coding sequence ATGACTATTCGCCATCTGGCCGCAGGGATCGCGCTGGCCTGCGCCGCGCTGGCAGCGCCGGCCGCTGCACAGGAAACCCGCGTTCTGGGCGAGGGCGAGGCGCCTCCGGCCGCCACCCTGGCCGATGTCGCCTGGCTGCAGGGCCAGTGGCAGGGCGAGGGGATCGGCGGTGCGCCCGCTTCCGAAAGCTGGCTGCCTGCAACCGGCCCGCTGATGGTCGGCAGCTTCGTGCAGCAGGATGGCGAGGGCGGCGTCATGTTCACCGAGCACATGTATATCGCCGAGACGGACGGCAGCCTGGTGGTGAAGCTCAAGCATTTCGACGACCAGCTGGTGGGCTGGGAGGACAAGGAGGGCATGGTGCGCTTCCCGCTGGTGGCGGTGGAGCATTGCGCGGCCTTCTTCAACGGGCTGACCTATCGCTGCCTCGATGCCGATGCGGGCCCGGAATCCGGCCTGCTGGTCGCCGTGCGCATGAGGCAGAAGGATGGCAGTACGAGCGAGCTGGTGTTCCGCTTCTACCCGCTGGGAGGGGCAGCGTCCGGAGTAGGGGCCGACTGA
- a CDS encoding electron transfer flavoprotein subunit alpha/FixB family protein yields the protein MKTLVLVEHDNNSVGDATLATVTAASKLGEVHLLVAGSGCRSVAEEAAKIAGVGKVHLADDAAYQHQLAENVAPLIVDLMGHHDAFLAPSTTTGKNIAPRVAAKLDVMQLSDIISAEGGKTFTRPIYAGNAIATVEATDDKLVITVRTTAFDKAAPEGGSAAIEDVSGPGDSGMSTFVNLEAAKSDRPELTSAGTIVSGGRALKDAATFEQYIMPLTDKLGAAVGASRAAVDAGYISNDHQVGQTGKIVAPELYVAVGISGAIQHLAGMKDSKVIVAINKDEDAPIFQVADIGLVADLFTAVPELTEKL from the coding sequence ATGAAGACGCTCGTACTCGTAGAACACGACAACAACTCTGTCGGCGATGCCACGCTGGCGACTGTCACTGCCGCGTCAAAGCTGGGTGAAGTCCACCTGCTGGTCGCCGGTTCCGGCTGCCGCAGCGTGGCGGAAGAAGCCGCGAAAATTGCCGGCGTTGGCAAGGTCCATCTGGCCGATGACGCCGCTTACCAACACCAGCTGGCCGAAAACGTCGCGCCGCTGATCGTGGACCTGATGGGCCACCATGACGCATTCCTTGCGCCCTCTACCACGACCGGCAAGAACATCGCCCCGCGCGTCGCCGCGAAGCTGGACGTGATGCAGCTGTCCGACATCATCAGTGCGGAAGGGGGCAAGACCTTCACCCGCCCGATCTATGCCGGTAATGCGATCGCCACCGTGGAAGCGACGGACGACAAGCTCGTCATCACGGTGCGCACCACCGCTTTCGACAAGGCCGCGCCGGAAGGCGGCAGCGCCGCGATCGAAGACGTCAGCGGCCCCGGCGATTCCGGCATGTCGACCTTCGTGAACCTGGAAGCGGCAAAGTCCGACCGTCCGGAACTGACCAGCGCGGGCACCATCGTGTCCGGCGGCCGGGCGCTGAAGGATGCCGCCACGTTCGAACAGTACATCATGCCGCTGACCGACAAGCTGGGCGCTGCCGTGGGCGCATCGCGCGCTGCAGTCGATGCCGGCTACATCAGCAACGATCACCAGGTCGGCCAGACCGGCAAGATCGTGGCACCGGAGCTTTATGTGGCCGTCGGCATCTCCGGCGCCATCCAGCACCTTGCGGGCATGAAGGATTCCAAGGTCATCGTCGCCATCAACAAGGACGAGGATGCGCCTATCTTCCAGGTCGCCGATATCGGCCTGGTCGCGGACCTGTTCACGGCCGTTCCGGAGTTGACCGAAAAGCTTTGA
- a CDS encoding exopolysaccharide biosynthesis protein, whose product MADTPHSVGDILDNLSEQASDGKPVSVGDIAHTFGARTFGPAIMVPALLELTPVGAIPGVPTTLAAIIALVAAQKMLGMSHLWIPGFLKRREVSAEKMDKAVGKLRPLAKFMDKHFHGRLERLTHAPFSRIAAGVVILLCCTVPFLEVLPFASSGPMLAIAMFGLAVLVRDGALMIVALLISAIAMLGGAFWWGSGGEGSG is encoded by the coding sequence ATGGCCGATACGCCGCATTCCGTAGGCGACATCCTCGATAACCTTTCCGAGCAGGCCTCCGACGGCAAGCCGGTGAGCGTGGGCGATATCGCCCATACTTTCGGCGCGCGTACCTTCGGCCCTGCCATCATGGTCCCTGCCCTGCTGGAGCTCACCCCCGTCGGCGCCATTCCCGGCGTGCCGACAACGCTTGCGGCGATCATCGCCCTGGTTGCCGCGCAGAAGATGCTGGGCATGAGCCACCTCTGGATCCCGGGCTTCCTGAAGCGGCGCGAAGTCTCCGCCGAGAAGATGGACAAGGCGGTGGGGAAATTGCGCCCGCTGGCAAAGTTCATGGACAAGCATTTCCATGGGCGGCTGGAACGCCTGACTCATGCGCCCTTCAGCCGGATCGCGGCGGGCGTGGTCATCCTGCTGTGCTGCACCGTCCCCTTCCTGGAAGTGCTGCCCTTCGCCAGCAGCGGCCCGATGCTGGCCATCGCGATGTTCGGCCTGGCCGTGCTGGTGCGCGACGGCGCGCTGATGATCGTCGCCCTGCTAATCAGCGCCATCGCCATGCTGGGCGGTGCATTCTGGTGGGGCAGCGGGGGCGAGGGCTCCGGCTGA
- a CDS encoding efflux RND transporter permease subunit, giving the protein MNFNQISAWSIRNPIIPIVFFVALTFAGLLSFNRMEVQNDPDVDFPVVIVGINQPGAAPTEIDTQITEKVESAVSTVEGVDVITSSVSEGYSQTVVQFQIGTDINVAVNEVKASVDQVRGDLPDGILEPRVFRVQNSDNSFASYAVESQDMTMEQLSFFVDDVISKRLLAVPGMASAGRRGGVDREIRVVLDPQRMQSFGVTASQINGVLRQNNTDAGGGQAEIAGSRQSVRVLGNADTAFELGERRISLGGGRTIKLSDVADVSDGNSEIRSISKVDGKPVVTFRLTRAKGESDVSVYDAAQIVIAQIEEENPGIDIVELDNQVQYTKGQYSSSMAAMIEGAVLAVVVVFFFLRDWRATIIAAIAIPLSAIPTFFFMDQLGFTLNSLSLLALGLVAGVLVDDAIVEIENIVRHMRMGKTAYQASIDAADEIGLAVVSTTFCIVAVFLPVGLMPGIAGEFFKNFGLTVVVAVLMSLAVARMITPMAAAYFMKSHGHADHANGPWVNRYESVLRWTLDRSEANRLREGVETVHARWWGYPIGIVLFTLIGLSFAGATGAVFYFVDQALAPHVGLGLLRKFIVLIFSAVVGWYAARLVALFVRYVLVGFIPGMLLGERFRAWYDYRARRFWARFHDNRVKVMGVGLWAFVATIISMASLPVQFLPNVNLDYSQISIRMAPGTTLEQTEEMADSIEAIVREEPEVERILVFVSEGSASLSITLRDGRERTSQEFERETARYFADIPDARVSFRNNQGPGGGGTGRDITVMLQGSDPDLLESTAQQVVEEMRGLSELGSPRVEADMQRPELIITPRPELAASLGVSTVSLSQAIRIATIGEVDQSAAKFSLSNRQVPIRVMLPKSGRSSIETIRNLPVPTSSGGSVPLERVAEISFGSGPTSIQRYDRQRRVFIGADLAPGAEMGVANAKIKQLPTMKSLPTGVSTQAAGSEEFLADLISDFQTALVTGIMLVFAVLVLLYQRLMSPLVNMGALLLAPLGGFIAIALIGQPISMPVFIGVLMLFGIVSKNSILLVDFAIDEMAKGTRKFEAIIDAGRKRAQPIVMTTVAMTAGMIPTAMSLNGDGAWRAPMGTVVIGGLILSTLLTLLIVPAGFSLADGIEKRYGPKLRKNLLSYRPGDEKGGASDASGEQPGQAQPAE; this is encoded by the coding sequence ATGAACTTCAACCAGATTTCCGCATGGTCCATCCGCAACCCGATCATCCCGATCGTGTTCTTCGTGGCGCTTACCTTTGCCGGCTTGCTCAGCTTCAACCGGATGGAAGTGCAGAACGACCCGGACGTGGATTTCCCCGTCGTGATCGTGGGCATCAACCAGCCAGGCGCCGCACCGACGGAAATCGATACGCAGATCACCGAAAAGGTGGAAAGCGCCGTCAGCACGGTTGAAGGCGTGGACGTCATCACCTCCTCCGTCAGCGAGGGCTACAGCCAGACGGTGGTGCAGTTCCAGATCGGCACCGACATCAATGTGGCCGTGAACGAGGTAAAGGCCTCGGTCGACCAGGTGCGCGGAGACCTGCCGGACGGCATCCTGGAGCCGCGCGTCTTCCGCGTGCAGAACTCCGACAATTCCTTCGCCAGCTATGCGGTTGAATCGCAGGACATGACGATGGAGCAGCTGAGCTTCTTCGTCGACGATGTGATATCAAAGCGGCTGCTGGCCGTGCCGGGCATGGCATCTGCGGGACGGCGCGGCGGCGTGGACCGCGAAATCCGCGTTGTGCTGGATCCGCAGCGCATGCAGAGCTTCGGCGTTACCGCCTCGCAGATCAACGGCGTGCTGCGCCAGAACAACACCGATGCCGGCGGCGGCCAGGCGGAAATCGCCGGCTCCCGCCAGTCCGTGCGCGTGCTGGGCAATGCCGATACCGCCTTCGAGCTGGGCGAGCGGCGCATATCGCTGGGTGGCGGGCGCACCATCAAGCTGAGCGACGTTGCCGATGTGAGCGACGGCAACAGCGAAATCCGCTCCATCTCCAAGGTCGACGGCAAGCCTGTCGTGACCTTCCGCCTGACGCGCGCCAAGGGCGAATCCGACGTATCCGTCTACGATGCAGCGCAGATCGTCATCGCGCAGATCGAGGAAGAGAACCCCGGCATCGACATCGTCGAGCTCGACAACCAGGTGCAATATACCAAGGGGCAGTACTCCTCCTCCATGGCAGCCATGATCGAAGGGGCCGTGCTGGCCGTGGTCGTGGTGTTCTTCTTCCTGCGCGACTGGCGCGCGACCATCATTGCGGCGATCGCCATCCCGCTTTCGGCCATTCCCACCTTCTTCTTCATGGACCAGCTGGGCTTTACGCTAAACTCCTTGAGCCTGCTGGCGCTGGGACTGGTGGCCGGGGTGCTGGTGGACGATGCGATCGTGGAGATCGAGAATATCGTGCGCCATATGCGCATGGGCAAGACGGCTTACCAGGCCAGTATCGACGCGGCGGACGAAATTGGCCTGGCCGTGGTGTCCACCACCTTCTGCATCGTCGCCGTCTTCCTGCCGGTGGGCCTGATGCCGGGCATTGCGGGCGAGTTCTTCAAGAATTTCGGCCTGACGGTCGTGGTCGCCGTGCTGATGAGCCTGGCGGTCGCGCGCATGATCACGCCCATGGCCGCGGCCTATTTCATGAAGTCGCACGGCCATGCCGATCACGCCAACGGCCCGTGGGTCAACCGGTACGAAAGCGTGCTGCGCTGGACGCTGGATCGCAGTGAGGCGAATCGCCTGCGCGAAGGCGTGGAGACGGTCCATGCGCGCTGGTGGGGCTATCCCATCGGTATCGTGCTGTTCACGCTGATCGGCCTGTCGTTTGCAGGCGCGACCGGCGCCGTCTTCTACTTCGTCGACCAAGCGCTGGCGCCGCATGTCGGCCTCGGTCTGCTGCGCAAATTCATCGTTCTGATCTTTTCCGCAGTCGTGGGCTGGTACGCCGCGCGGCTGGTCGCGCTGTTCGTGCGCTACGTGCTCGTCGGCTTCATCCCGGGCATGCTGCTGGGCGAGCGTTTCCGCGCCTGGTACGATTACCGCGCCCGCCGCTTCTGGGCGCGGTTCCACGACAATCGCGTAAAGGTGATGGGCGTTGGCCTGTGGGCCTTTGTCGCCACAATCATATCCATGGCATCGCTGCCAGTGCAGTTTCTCCCCAACGTCAATCTCGATTACAGCCAGATTTCCATCCGCATGGCGCCCGGCACGACGCTGGAGCAGACGGAGGAGATGGCAGACAGTATTGAGGCCATCGTCCGCGAAGAGCCGGAGGTCGAGCGCATCCTGGTTTTCGTGAGCGAAGGCAGCGCATCGCTCAGCATCACCCTGCGCGACGGACGCGAGCGGACGAGCCAGGAATTCGAGCGGGAAACCGCCCGGTACTTCGCCGACATTCCCGATGCGCGCGTCAGTTTCCGGAACAATCAGGGCCCCGGTGGCGGCGGCACCGGCCGTGATATCACCGTGATGCTGCAGGGGAGCGACCCCGATCTGCTGGAAAGCACGGCGCAGCAGGTTGTGGAGGAAATGCGCGGCCTGTCAGAGCTGGGATCGCCGCGTGTGGAAGCCGACATGCAGCGGCCGGAACTCATCATCACGCCCCGGCCGGAACTGGCCGCATCGCTTGGCGTGTCGACAGTCTCGCTCAGCCAGGCGATCCGCATCGCGACCATCGGCGAGGTCGACCAGTCGGCGGCCAAGTTCTCCCTGTCCAACCGGCAGGTCCCTATCCGCGTGATGCTGCCCAAGAGCGGGCGCAGCTCCATCGAGACGATCCGCAACCTGCCCGTGCCAACGAGCTCCGGCGGTTCGGTTCCGCTGGAACGCGTGGCGGAGATCAGCTTCGGCTCCGGCCCCACAAGCATCCAGCGTTACGATCGCCAGCGCCGCGTCTTCATCGGTGCCGACCTTGCGCCGGGCGCGGAAATGGGCGTGGCGAATGCCAAGATCAAACAGCTGCCGACGATGAAGAGCCTTCCCACCGGCGTATCGACGCAGGCTGCCGGTTCGGAAGAGTTCCTTGCCGACCTGATATCCGATTTCCAGACGGCGCTGGTGACGGGCATCATGCTCGTCTTCGCTGTGCTCGTGCTGCTGTACCAGCGCCTGATGAGCCCGTTGGTAAACATGGGCGCACTGCTCCTTGCGCCCCTTGGCGGCTTCATTGCCATTGCGCTTATCGGACAGCCGATATCCATGCCCGTCTTCATCGGGGTGCTGATGTTGTTCGGTATCGTGTCCAAGAACTCGATCCTGCTGGTCGATTTCGCGATTGACGAGATGGCCAAGGGCACGCGCAAGTTCGAGGCGATCATCGATGCCGGTCGCAAACGCGCCCAGCCCATCGTGATGACCACGGTCGCTATGACTGCGGGCATGATCCCAACGGCCATGTCGCTGAATGGCGATGGCGCATGGCGCGCGCCGATGGGCACGGTGGTGATCGGCGGCCTGATCCTTTCGACCCTGCTCACCCTGCTGATCGTGCCTGCGGGCTTCAGCCTGGCTGACGGTATCGAGAAGCGATACGGGCCCAAGCTGCGCAAGAACCTTCTGTCTTACCGCCCCGGTGACGAGAAGGGCGGTGCGTCCGATGCATCCGGAGAGCAGCCGGGTCAGGCGCAGCCGGCCGAGTGA
- a CDS encoding GNAT family N-acetyltransferase — protein sequence MTTGPFLTTDRLELWRPTQADMRPMFAIISEPETGLHFGNSVTLDDHFMRFCRNAGSWALYGYGGLMVRERGGDGSLLGNCGIFHSIRGMGEDFDDRAEAGWILRHASTGKGYAEEAMRAILAWFDREYGQEVMCMVAPANTPSLKLADKLGFGLLRDTSFADGEEIRLMRRAPPARS from the coding sequence ATGACGACCGGCCCGTTCCTGACGACCGACCGGCTGGAGCTCTGGCGGCCGACGCAGGCGGACATGCGCCCCATGTTCGCCATCATCAGTGAACCGGAAACGGGGCTGCACTTCGGCAATTCGGTGACGCTGGACGATCATTTCATGCGCTTTTGCCGCAATGCCGGCAGCTGGGCGCTTTACGGCTATGGCGGGCTGATGGTGCGCGAACGGGGCGGGGACGGATCGCTGCTGGGCAATTGCGGCATCTTCCACTCGATCCGCGGCATGGGCGAGGATTTCGACGACCGTGCCGAGGCCGGCTGGATCCTGCGCCACGCCAGCACGGGCAAGGGCTATGCCGAAGAAGCCATGCGCGCGATCCTGGCCTGGTTCGACCGCGAGTATGGGCAGGAAGTCATGTGCATGGTTGCGCCGGCCAACACGCCGTCGCTGAAGCTGGCGGACAAGCTGGGCTTCGGCCTGCTGCGCGATACCAGCTTCGCGGATGGCGAGGAGATACGCCTCATGCGCCGCGCGCCACCAGCTCGCAGCTAG
- a CDS encoding efflux RND transporter periplasmic adaptor subunit encodes MNYETRMNLESGTGTTAGEDPLEAERKRAGKRRLFLFIAIGLIAILAAGYVWNAMAGEEEEAPPEQTAAVTVVSPGAGTIEGMISATGTLAARREIPVGVVGEGGRVVSVPVEEGQWVRAGQVLAVIDRSVQNRQLESAAAQIEVAQSDANLAQANLDRALQLVDRGFISQADVDRLTATRDAAVARVKVARASYGELQARNARLNIVAPAAGLLLTRNVEPGQVVSGGSGVLFMIARGGEMELMAEVGEQELSRLSVGVPATVVPVGTDKVFEGQVWQIAPTIDAQNRQGTARVALPYAPELRPGGFATATIRSGTVTAPMLPESAIQSDDGSSYVLVVDGENRVRRRPVKLGMVTDNGIAISSGLDGTERVIVRAGAFVKEGEEVRPIVAKEG; translated from the coding sequence ATGAATTACGAAACGCGGATGAACCTGGAAAGTGGCACCGGCACGACTGCCGGCGAAGACCCGCTGGAGGCAGAGCGCAAGCGTGCCGGAAAGCGGCGGCTTTTCCTCTTCATCGCCATCGGCCTGATTGCCATCCTTGCAGCCGGCTATGTCTGGAATGCCATGGCGGGCGAGGAAGAAGAGGCCCCGCCCGAGCAGACCGCCGCCGTCACCGTCGTCAGCCCCGGCGCGGGCACGATCGAAGGCATGATTTCTGCCACCGGCACGCTGGCTGCCCGCCGCGAGATTCCCGTCGGCGTGGTGGGCGAGGGCGGCCGTGTCGTCTCCGTACCCGTCGAAGAAGGCCAGTGGGTCCGCGCAGGACAGGTCCTCGCCGTGATCGACCGCAGCGTGCAGAACCGCCAGCTGGAAAGCGCGGCAGCGCAGATCGAGGTCGCCCAGTCCGATGCCAATCTGGCGCAGGCCAATCTCGACCGCGCGTTGCAGCTGGTCGACCGCGGCTTCATCTCGCAGGCCGATGTGGACCGCCTGACCGCGACGCGCGATGCCGCCGTTGCCCGGGTCAAGGTCGCGCGCGCCAGCTATGGCGAGCTGCAGGCCCGCAATGCGCGCCTCAACATCGTGGCGCCGGCCGCTGGCCTGCTGCTGACCCGCAATGTGGAGCCCGGACAGGTCGTTAGCGGCGGCTCCGGCGTGCTGTTCATGATCGCCCGCGGCGGCGAGATGGAGCTGATGGCCGAAGTGGGCGAGCAGGAATTGTCCCGCCTGTCCGTCGGCGTCCCCGCTACCGTGGTGCCCGTGGGCACGGACAAGGTCTTCGAAGGCCAGGTCTGGCAGATCGCCCCCACCATCGATGCCCAGAACCGGCAGGGCACGGCGCGCGTCGCCCTGCCTTATGCACCCGAACTGCGGCCCGGCGGTTTTGCCACGGCCACCATCCGCTCCGGCACTGTCACGGCCCCGATGCTGCCCGAAAGCGCGATCCAGTCCGATGACGGCAGCAGCTACGTGCTGGTCGTCGACGGAGAGAACCGCGTACGTCGCCGCCCGGTGAAGCTGGGCATGGTGACCGACAACGGGATAGCCATCTCCAGCGGCCTCGACGGCACGGAACGCGTCATCGTGCGCGCTGGCGCTTTCGTGAAGGAGGGCGAGGAAGTCCGCCCGATCGTGGCCAAGGAAGGCTGA
- a CDS encoding DUF445 domain-containing protein, whose amino-acid sequence MRIVATGLLVVMAGLFLLGHRLEQVDPTWGYLRAFAEAGLVGGLADWFAVTALFRRPLGLPIPHTAIIPENKDRIADTMARFLQSNFLIPQVVARRMRGMNVAQAAGDFLAAPKDESGVRSRIAGGAGEMFAELLESLDPQRLGMQVRAGLAGQLEKLEIAPLLGRMLESAIADKRHLPLLDTGIRWAGNALESNENMVRTMVHERAYAIVRWTGLDEKLANSVLDGLYRLLAEIAIDVNHPVRGKIEEGLASLAHDLQHDPETRAKVEKAKAEMLANPALADWWMAVWERIRLSLIDSARNPAKDGLGAQMGSMLGELGRALQSDERLQWQINRFARRTAVGVATRYGSNIVQLVSETVRRWDARTLTGRLEGAVGRDLQFIRVNGTLVGGLVGVTLHFLLKFI is encoded by the coding sequence ATGCGGATCGTGGCGACCGGGCTGCTGGTTGTCATGGCCGGGCTGTTCCTGTTGGGCCACCGGCTGGAGCAGGTCGATCCCACATGGGGCTATTTGCGCGCCTTTGCCGAAGCCGGCCTGGTGGGCGGCCTGGCAGACTGGTTCGCGGTGACGGCTCTGTTCCGCCGCCCGCTTGGCCTACCCATACCGCACACCGCCATCATCCCCGAGAACAAGGACCGCATCGCCGATACGATGGCGCGGTTCCTGCAGTCCAACTTCCTCATCCCGCAAGTGGTGGCGCGGCGCATGCGCGGCATGAACGTGGCACAGGCGGCCGGCGATTTCCTCGCGGCCCCGAAGGACGAGAGCGGCGTTCGCTCGCGCATCGCGGGCGGTGCGGGGGAGATGTTCGCCGAGCTTCTCGAATCGCTCGATCCGCAGCGGCTTGGCATGCAGGTGCGCGCCGGGCTGGCGGGGCAGCTGGAGAAGCTTGAAATCGCGCCGCTGCTCGGCCGGATGCTGGAGAGCGCCATTGCGGACAAGCGCCACCTGCCGCTGCTGGACACCGGTATCCGCTGGGCCGGCAATGCGCTGGAATCGAATGAGAACATGGTCCGCACCATGGTCCATGAACGCGCCTATGCCATCGTGCGCTGGACCGGGCTGGACGAGAAGCTCGCAAACTCCGTGCTGGATGGCCTCTACCGCCTGCTGGCCGAGATCGCGATCGACGTGAACCACCCCGTCCGCGGCAAGATCGAGGAGGGTCTCGCCAGCCTCGCGCATGACTTGCAGCACGATCCCGAAACGCGCGCCAAGGTGGAGAAGGCGAAGGCGGAAATGCTGGCCAACCCCGCCCTTGCCGACTGGTGGATGGCGGTGTGGGAGCGTATCCGCCTCTCGCTGATCGACAGCGCGCGCAATCCCGCGAAGGACGGGCTGGGCGCACAGATGGGCTCCATGCTGGGCGAGCTTGGCCGTGCGCTGCAATCGGACGAGCGGCTGCAGTGGCAGATCAACCGCTTCGCGCGCCGAACGGCGGTGGGCGTCGCCACCCGATACGGCTCCAATATCGTGCAGCTTGTTTCCGAGACCGTGCGCCGCTGGGATGCCCGCACGCTGACCGGCAGGCTGGAAGGCGCCGTGGGGCGCGACCTGCAGTTCATCCGCGTGAACGGCACGCTGGTCGGCGGGCTGGTGGGCGTGACGCTGCACTTCCTGCTGAAATTCATCTGA
- a CDS encoding energy transducer TonB, which produces MALKTKLALPLVLSFSLIAAPVSASATSAADDVLPDDAWRVFTPTTPWQVSTDGESCAMVRGFKSGPRRGQAEIRRYSPDEVFELSVFVSEADLERNKLSFRFSPETEWHSGLPMFARSAQYGGFITNAHFDLPLEERDEEPDDQPAPGDEDYERVPVDPYKRAAMEKKATGIWVRTGLGEPVLLKTGTMLGPMMQLRDCTDALLESWGYDAASYHAQKRHTAMRDGYKWIPYVQQHYPGQALRSGNNGLIRVRLAIDTEGRVTDCHPQSNLSGKEFYDAACGVLKRQGRFYPAHDASGTPVASFYSLAISYQLN; this is translated from the coding sequence ATGGCATTGAAAACCAAGCTCGCTTTACCTCTCGTCCTCTCGTTTTCGCTGATCGCAGCGCCGGTTTCGGCGTCTGCGACTTCGGCCGCCGACGACGTCCTGCCGGATGATGCATGGCGGGTCTTCACGCCCACCACGCCGTGGCAAGTGTCAACGGACGGCGAAAGCTGCGCGATGGTCCGCGGCTTCAAAAGCGGTCCGCGCAGGGGCCAGGCGGAGATCCGGCGGTACAGTCCGGACGAAGTCTTCGAACTTTCCGTGTTCGTGTCCGAGGCGGACCTTGAAAGGAACAAGCTTTCTTTCCGCTTCTCGCCGGAAACGGAATGGCACTCGGGCCTTCCGATGTTTGCGCGCTCGGCCCAGTACGGCGGCTTCATAACAAACGCGCATTTCGACTTGCCTCTGGAAGAGCGGGACGAAGAACCGGACGACCAGCCCGCTCCGGGTGACGAGGATTACGAGCGCGTTCCGGTCGACCCGTACAAACGGGCTGCCATGGAGAAAAAGGCGACCGGCATCTGGGTGCGGACCGGCCTGGGCGAACCGGTCCTGCTCAAGACGGGCACGATGCTTGGCCCGATGATGCAACTTCGCGACTGCACCGATGCCTTGCTGGAATCCTGGGGTTATGACGCGGCCAGCTATCACGCGCAAAAGCGCCATACGGCCATGCGCGACGGCTATAAATGGATCCCCTATGTCCAACAGCATTACCCCGGCCAGGCATTGCGCAGTGGAAACAATGGCCTGATCCGGGTGCGCCTGGCGATTGATACCGAAGGCCGGGTTACGGACTGTCACCCGCAGTCAAATCTCTCAGGCAAGGAATTCTACGATGCTGCTTGCGGCGTGCTGAAGCGACAGGGCCGCTTCTATCCGGCCCACGATGCGTCCGGTACGCCGGTGGCGAGCTTCTATTCGCTCGCGATCTCGTACCAGCTGAACTAG
- a CDS encoding electron transfer flavoprotein subunit beta/FixA family protein, with protein sequence MKILVPVKRVIDYNVKPRVKADGSGVDLANVKMSMNPFDEIAVEEALRVKEAGKAEEVIAVSVGPAKAQETLRTALAMGADRAILVETDDQVEPLAVAKILKAIVDEETPGLVILGKQAIDDDSNQTGQMLAALLDRPQGTFASKVEIDGDHVSVTREVDGGLETVKLAMPAVVTTDLRLNEPRYASLPNIMKAKKKPLDTKSPADYGVDTAPRIKTTNVAEPPVRQAGEKVADVDALVAKLKALGVA encoded by the coding sequence ATGAAGATCCTCGTCCCCGTAAAGCGGGTGATCGATTACAACGTGAAGCCGCGCGTGAAGGCGGACGGTTCCGGTGTCGATCTTGCCAACGTCAAGATGAGCATGAACCCCTTCGACGAAATCGCGGTGGAAGAGGCGCTGCGCGTGAAGGAAGCCGGCAAGGCTGAAGAAGTCATCGCGGTCTCTGTCGGCCCGGCCAAGGCGCAGGAAACGCTGCGCACCGCGCTGGCCATGGGCGCAGACCGCGCGATCCTGGTGGAAACGGACGATCAGGTGGAACCGCTCGCCGTTGCGAAGATCCTGAAGGCCATCGTGGACGAAGAAACGCCCGGCCTGGTGATCCTGGGCAAGCAGGCGATCGACGACGATTCGAACCAGACGGGCCAGATGCTCGCCGCGCTGCTCGACCGGCCGCAGGGCACGTTCGCCAGCAAGGTGGAAATCGACGGGGACCACGTCAGCGTGACGCGCGAAGTCGATGGCGGCCTGGAGACGGTGAAGCTGGCCATGCCGGCTGTCGTCACCACGGACCTTCGCCTGAACGAGCCGCGCTATGCTTCGCTGCCCAACATCATGAAGGCCAAGAAGAAGCCGCTCGATACCAAATCGCCCGCCGATTACGGCGTGGACACCGCCCCGCGTATCAAGACCACCAATGTTGCCGAGCCGCCCGTGCGCCAGGCCGGTGAAAAGGTCGCCGATGTGGATGCGCTGGTTGCCAAGCTCAAAGCCCTGGGGGTTGCGTAA
- a CDS encoding GlsB/YeaQ/YmgE family stress response membrane protein, which translates to MGWIIAIIVGGVAGWLASMVMNRDASMGIFWNIVVGIIGSILGNLIAGPLLGIAGSIQEFSLTGFLIAIVGAIVLLGIVNLVQRGRVR; encoded by the coding sequence ATGGGTTGGATTATCGCAATTATCGTCGGCGGTGTCGCCGGCTGGCTGGCCAGCATGGTGATGAACCGGGATGCCTCGATGGGCATTTTCTGGAATATCGTCGTCGGCATCATCGGATCCATCCTAGGCAATCTGATTGCCGGCCCGCTGCTGGGCATTGCCGGATCGATCCAGGAGTTTTCGCTGACCGGTTTCCTGATTGCCATCGTCGGCGCCATCGTGCTGCTGGGCATCGTGAACCTCGTGCAGCGCGGCCGCGTTCGCTAA